A single region of the Prochlorococcus marinus str. MIT 0917 genome encodes:
- a CDS encoding FKBP-type peptidyl-prolyl cis-trans isomerase: MIALISQIISPTPTSALQINEPIQADVRQSTKASENVTTNPFELDPEDPNPSLFTMASDKTSASNSPLGRAEIGASQVTSSGLKITELVLGDGQEATPGTSVSVNYKGTLDDGKEFDSSYGRGPFEFSLGAGMVIKGWDEGVAGMKVGGKRKLVIPPELGYGSRGIGPIPPNSVLTFEVELLGVK, encoded by the coding sequence ATGATTGCATTGATCAGCCAAATCATCTCACCAACTCCAACAAGTGCCTTACAAATCAACGAGCCAATCCAAGCTGATGTAAGGCAATCCACAAAAGCCAGCGAGAATGTAACTACTAATCCATTTGAATTAGACCCAGAAGACCCTAATCCATCACTTTTTACCATGGCTTCAGACAAAACCAGTGCAAGCAACTCCCCTCTCGGAAGGGCTGAGATAGGAGCATCTCAAGTAACTTCAAGTGGACTGAAAATTACTGAATTAGTTTTAGGCGACGGTCAAGAAGCTACTCCAGGAACAAGTGTCTCAGTAAATTACAAGGGTACTCTTGATGATGGAAAAGAATTTGACAGCAGTTATGGAAGAGGTCCTTTTGAATTCTCTTTAGGTGCAGGGATGGTGATAAAGGGTTGGGATGAGGGAGTCGCAGGAATGAAAGTTGGAGGTAAAAGAAAATTAGTCATCCCTCCAGAGTTGGGTTATGGCAGTAGAGGAATAGGTCCAATCCCCCCTAATTCGGTTTTAACTTTTGAAGTGGAATTATTGGGTGTTAAGTAA
- the sodN gene encoding superoxide dismutase, Ni, whose amino-acid sequence MLSETLTSIFNKLPAKSVHAHCDGPCGVYDPASARVAAEAVLSMTKKLIALAPAGNDQASISAYNNTFSRFVAIKEEESQKTKKELLILWTDYFKPEHLATYPDLHDTFWKAAKLCSACKVNIDQTKAEELLAAVQKIHSMFWSSKGRSDSWVTAS is encoded by the coding sequence ATGTTGAGCGAAACACTTACATCAATCTTTAACAAGCTACCAGCAAAATCTGTTCACGCTCACTGTGACGGACCTTGCGGTGTATACGACCCTGCTTCTGCGAGGGTTGCCGCAGAAGCAGTTTTGTCTATGACAAAAAAACTTATTGCTCTAGCTCCAGCTGGTAACGATCAAGCTTCCATTTCAGCTTATAACAATACTTTTTCTCGCTTCGTTGCGATTAAAGAAGAAGAATCACAAAAAACCAAAAAAGAACTTTTAATCCTCTGGACTGATTACTTCAAGCCTGAACACTTAGCTACATATCCAGATCTTCATGACACTTTTTGGAAAGCAGCAAAGCTTTGTAGTGCATGCAAGGTAAATATTGATCAAACCAAGGCAGAAGAATTATTAGCAGCCGTACAAAAGATTCACTCGATGTTTTGGTCTTCAAAAGGTAGAAGTGATAGCTGGGTTACCGCAAGCTGA
- the sodX gene encoding nickel-type superoxide dismutase maturation protease — protein MIAGLPQADKSLFHKPDLFTLFTLIIGYRQHLRVVGTSMERTLKEGDLVTYKKLNQKNIDLEIGDIVVASHPKTKNKLIIKRIHRIYQNKFDLRGDNSLASTDSRELGLIELDLIIGKVDKIFSK, from the coding sequence GTGATAGCTGGGTTACCGCAAGCTGATAAAAGTCTTTTCCACAAGCCAGACTTATTTACTTTATTTACTTTAATAATCGGTTACCGACAACATTTACGTGTTGTCGGTACTTCTATGGAAAGAACTCTTAAAGAGGGAGATTTAGTAACATATAAAAAGTTAAACCAAAAAAATATTGACTTAGAGATTGGCGATATCGTTGTTGCCTCTCATCCAAAAACAAAAAATAAGTTAATAATTAAAAGAATTCATAGGATTTATCAAAACAAATTTGATTTAAGGGGAGATAACTCCTTAGCAAGCACTGACAGTAGAGAATTGGGTTTAATTGAATTAGATTTAATCATTGGGAAAGTAGACAAAATTTTCTCTAAATAG
- the trpC gene encoding indole-3-glycerol phosphate synthase TrpC: MEIRRRPPNPSIKVANLEYAIPHPDSKPKNILEEIVWEKHLEVEIARKKVSLEDLKKKIKDLPKTKKFIDALRNSNSKPALISEIKKASPSRGIIREDFDARMIGKMYQDGGANCISVLTDKKFFQGGFDVLVEVRKEITIPILCKDFILYPYQLYQARAAGADAALLIAAILTDSDLKYLSKVAKHLGLTILVEVHDSEELERVLNINVFNLIGINNRNLKSFKTDLEVTKKLAKNYANQIKKKSITLVSESGLFTREDLDLVKSYGADAVLVGESLMSQEDILAGVKKLIGKL, encoded by the coding sequence ATGGAAATCAGAAGAAGACCTCCTAACCCAAGTATAAAAGTAGCTAATTTAGAGTATGCAATCCCTCACCCAGATTCAAAACCTAAAAATATTTTGGAGGAAATTGTTTGGGAAAAACATCTAGAAGTTGAGATTGCAAGAAAAAAAGTTTCGCTAGAAGATTTAAAGAAAAAGATCAAGGATTTACCAAAAACAAAAAAATTTATAGATGCATTAAGAAATAGTAATTCAAAACCAGCGCTAATCTCAGAAATAAAAAAAGCTAGTCCAAGTAGAGGAATAATTAGAGAGGACTTTGACGCAAGAATGATAGGTAAAATGTATCAAGATGGAGGTGCTAATTGTATATCAGTCTTAACAGATAAAAAATTTTTTCAAGGTGGTTTTGATGTATTAGTTGAAGTTAGAAAGGAAATCACAATCCCAATCCTATGTAAGGATTTTATTCTTTATCCCTATCAGCTTTACCAAGCAAGAGCTGCTGGCGCTGATGCTGCACTTTTGATAGCCGCAATCCTGACTGATTCTGATTTAAAGTACTTATCTAAGGTTGCTAAACATTTGGGACTTACAATTCTAGTAGAGGTTCATGACTCAGAAGAACTTGAAAGAGTCCTAAATATTAATGTATTTAATTTAATAGGCATTAATAATAGAAATTTAAAGAGTTTTAAAACTGATCTTGAAGTTACCAAGAAGTTGGCTAAGAATTATGCTAACCAAATCAAGAAAAAATCTATTACTTTGGTAAGCGAGTCAGGTTTATTTACTCGTGAGGATTTGGATTTAGTAAAGAGTTATGGGGCTGATGCTGTTTTGGTTGGTGAATCTCTTATGTCACAGGAAGACATATTAGCTGGAGTTAAAAAATTAATTGGTAAGTTATAA
- the lpdA gene encoding dihydrolipoyl dehydrogenase, with amino-acid sequence MSEISFDFDLIVVGAGYGGFDAAKHAAEAGLKVAIVESRDMGGTCVNRGCVPSKALLAASGKVRELANVPHLAEFGIHSAPVRFERKKIAEHAKNLVETIRKNLTKTLERSGVEILRGEGRLEGNQKVGLRETNGVDRIFSARDIILATGSDPFVPPGIEIDGRTVFTSDEAINLEWLPRWIAIIGSGYIGLEFADIYTALGCEVTMIEALDKVMPTFDPDITKIASRNLIDKRDIETRAGVFATKVKPGCPVEVELTDAKSREVVEELQVDAVLVATGRVPSTKNLNLQSVGVETTRGFIPIDDQMRVLVNEKPIPNLWAVGDVTGKLMLAHTAAAQGSIAVENILGKTIEIDYRSIPAATFTHPEISSVGLSEEEAKDLAKNEGFELGIVRSYFKANSKALAELESDGIMKLIFSKDTGEVLGAHIYGLHAADLIQEVSNAISRRQRVNDLAKEVHTHPTLSEVVEVAYKQASLQIKK; translated from the coding sequence GTGAGTGAAATTTCTTTTGACTTTGACTTGATTGTTGTCGGAGCTGGATATGGAGGTTTTGATGCTGCTAAACATGCAGCAGAGGCTGGCTTGAAAGTGGCGATTGTCGAATCAAGAGATATGGGTGGAACCTGTGTTAACAGAGGCTGTGTACCGTCTAAAGCATTACTAGCAGCCAGTGGTAAGGTTCGTGAGCTTGCAAATGTTCCTCATCTTGCTGAATTTGGTATACATTCCGCTCCGGTTAGATTTGAACGTAAAAAAATTGCCGAACATGCAAAAAACTTAGTTGAGACAATTCGAAAAAATCTAACTAAAACATTAGAAAGATCGGGAGTTGAGATACTTAGAGGAGAAGGACGATTAGAAGGAAATCAAAAGGTCGGTTTAAGAGAAACAAATGGAGTTGATAGAATCTTTTCCGCCAGAGATATTATCTTGGCTACAGGCTCAGACCCTTTTGTGCCGCCAGGTATTGAAATTGATGGACGAACGGTTTTCACAAGTGATGAGGCTATTAATTTAGAGTGGTTGCCAAGATGGATTGCAATAATTGGTAGTGGCTATATAGGTTTGGAATTCGCTGATATTTATACAGCTTTAGGTTGTGAGGTAACCATGATTGAAGCTCTCGATAAAGTAATGCCTACTTTTGATCCTGATATCACGAAAATTGCTTCAAGAAATCTAATTGATAAAAGAGATATTGAAACTCGAGCCGGAGTGTTCGCTACTAAAGTTAAGCCAGGTTGTCCCGTTGAGGTCGAGCTTACAGATGCAAAGAGTCGAGAAGTTGTTGAGGAGTTACAAGTTGACGCGGTTCTGGTCGCAACAGGCCGGGTACCGTCGACTAAAAATCTAAATCTCCAATCAGTTGGAGTTGAAACAACGAGAGGTTTTATTCCAATTGATGATCAGATGAGAGTATTGGTAAATGAAAAACCAATTCCTAATCTATGGGCAGTGGGAGATGTTACGGGTAAGTTGATGTTGGCCCATACCGCTGCAGCGCAGGGGAGTATTGCTGTAGAAAATATTTTAGGAAAAACAATTGAAATTGACTACAGAAGTATTCCTGCAGCAACTTTTACTCACCCTGAGATAAGTTCCGTTGGACTTTCGGAAGAAGAAGCAAAAGATTTAGCAAAAAATGAAGGCTTTGAACTTGGAATCGTTAGAAGTTATTTTAAAGCGAACTCTAAGGCCTTGGCTGAATTGGAAAGTGATGGAATTATGAAGTTGATTTTTAGTAAAGATACGGGAGAGGTCCTTGGGGCTCATATTTATGGATTACATGCGGCTGATCTGATACAAGAAGTTTCTAATGCAATTTCTAGAAGACAACGAGTTAATGACTTAGCAAAAGAAGTTCATACGCACCCAACATTAAGCGAAGTTGTAGAGGTTGCCTATAAACAGGCATCTTTGCAAATAAAGAAGTAG
- a CDS encoding TrmH family RNA methyltransferase, giving the protein MITSKRNPLVRRLRGLLKKTGRDEHSSLLLEGSHLLEEALKTNFLPSEVIATPEWCDEHEEVLKKIASKSLLIQVSTNVLEASLSTVTPDGVAAIFPMSGLPKPGKTPKHILALDRIQDPGNLGNLFRSALAAEYEVIWLASGADPLNQKVLRSSAGSVLHLPFQRIGDSSSLSIEMLVSKLNNAIDKNYQVVGTISPNKITNKKVKPYWELDWDLPTVLVLGNEGSGVHSSIEACCSDFVTLPHSSLVDSLNVASAAVPLLLERQRVKMVKGIQKKP; this is encoded by the coding sequence TTGATTACAAGTAAAAGGAACCCTTTGGTTAGGAGATTGAGGGGCCTTTTAAAAAAAACTGGACGTGATGAGCATTCTTCTCTTTTGCTTGAGGGGTCTCATTTGTTAGAAGAGGCTTTGAAAACAAATTTTTTGCCATCAGAAGTTATTGCAACTCCTGAATGGTGTGATGAGCATGAGGAGGTTTTAAAAAAAATAGCTTCGAAATCTTTATTAATCCAGGTAAGTACCAATGTTTTAGAAGCATCTTTGTCAACAGTGACACCTGATGGTGTCGCAGCGATATTCCCAATGTCAGGGTTGCCAAAACCGGGAAAAACCCCAAAACACATTTTAGCTTTAGATAGGATTCAAGATCCTGGTAATTTGGGAAATTTATTCCGATCAGCCCTTGCTGCTGAATATGAAGTTATTTGGTTAGCTTCGGGAGCAGATCCACTAAATCAAAAGGTTTTAAGATCCTCAGCTGGCTCAGTTCTTCATTTACCTTTTCAACGGATTGGAGATTCATCTTCTTTAAGTATTGAAATGCTTGTTTCAAAACTCAATAATGCAATTGATAAAAATTATCAAGTAGTAGGAACGATTTCACCTAATAAAATTACTAATAAGAAAGTGAAACCTTATTGGGAATTAGACTGGGATCTCCCTACTGTATTGGTTCTTGGTAATGAAGGCTCAGGTGTTCATTCTTCAATTGAAGCCTGTTGTTCAGACTTTGTTACGTTGCCTCATAGCTCATTAGTTGATTCACTAAATGTGGCATCTGCGGCAGTTCCTCTCTTGTTGGAGCGACAAAGAGTAAAAATGGTTAAGGGTATCCAAAAAAAACCGTGA
- the murA gene encoding UDP-N-acetylglucosamine 1-carboxyvinyltransferase: MSSVATIKRNIIPPHLEVKGGYPLSGILKVSGAKNSSLALMAASLLTKEKLLIKNVPQLTDIEVMSEILRNLGAKLTKTNNSIEINSESIHNVELPYQLVHSLRASFFCVGPLLTRLGEAKIPLPGGCNIGARPVDEHINGLKALGAEVEIIKDVVKAQVSTKDKRLRGANITLKYPSVGATETILMASCLALGKTTISNPAREPEIQDLAKMLNSMGAKVFGAGTKRITILGVESLSGTSHCVIPDRIEAGTFLIAAAITRSPLIIGPVIPNHLSAVISKLQECGCSISHHGNHHLKIIPREISGVDITTSPFPGFPTDLQAPFMSLMATAKGSSKIKERVFEKRMQHVLELNKMGACIYLENNTAYIKGVKELVGSNVEGGDLRSSAAIILACLSAKGNSIFTGLEHLDRGYEKLEEKLTSAGSIISRKFDQTTSQSSFSNKIINKDNIDTQKNAA; this comes from the coding sequence ATGAGTAGTGTGGCGACAATTAAAAGGAATATTATTCCGCCACATCTGGAGGTGAAAGGAGGGTATCCGCTTAGTGGGATCTTAAAAGTTAGTGGAGCAAAAAATTCTTCGCTAGCTTTAATGGCTGCGTCTCTTCTTACGAAAGAAAAACTCCTCATTAAAAATGTCCCACAACTTACTGACATCGAAGTCATGTCAGAGATTCTCCGCAATTTGGGCGCAAAGTTAACTAAAACAAATAATTCTATCGAGATTAATTCGGAGTCCATTCATAACGTTGAATTACCCTATCAACTGGTTCATAGTTTAAGAGCAAGCTTTTTCTGTGTTGGGCCGTTACTTACAAGACTTGGAGAAGCTAAAATTCCTTTACCTGGTGGTTGCAATATTGGAGCAAGACCTGTTGATGAACATATAAATGGTCTAAAAGCTTTAGGGGCGGAAGTTGAAATAATAAAGGATGTTGTAAAAGCTCAAGTCTCAACCAAAGACAAAAGATTACGTGGAGCAAATATTACTCTAAAATATCCCAGCGTTGGAGCCACGGAAACCATCTTGATGGCTTCTTGTTTAGCTTTAGGTAAAACAACAATATCGAATCCCGCTAGAGAACCAGAGATACAGGATCTCGCTAAAATGCTTAATTCAATGGGAGCAAAGGTTTTTGGCGCTGGAACAAAAAGAATCACAATCCTTGGAGTTGAATCTTTGAGCGGGACTTCTCATTGTGTTATACCCGACAGGATAGAAGCAGGAACTTTTCTTATTGCAGCAGCAATAACACGATCGCCTCTCATTATTGGTCCAGTAATCCCAAATCATTTGAGCGCTGTTATTTCAAAATTACAGGAATGTGGCTGTTCAATATCTCATCATGGGAATCATCATTTAAAAATCATTCCAAGAGAGATTTCAGGAGTTGACATAACCACAAGTCCATTCCCTGGCTTTCCAACTGATCTTCAGGCTCCATTTATGTCATTAATGGCCACCGCTAAAGGTTCAAGCAAAATCAAAGAAAGAGTTTTCGAGAAGAGAATGCAACACGTTTTAGAGCTAAATAAAATGGGCGCCTGTATTTATCTAGAAAACAATACTGCTTATATAAAAGGAGTAAAAGAACTTGTAGGTTCAAATGTAGAGGGAGGAGATTTACGTTCTTCTGCTGCCATTATCCTTGCATGTCTATCTGCCAAAGGAAATAGTATTTTCACGGGTCTCGAACACTTAGATAGAGGTTATGAAAAATTAGAAGAAAAATTAACTAGTGCAGGTTCTATAATTTCTAGAAAATTTGATCAAACAACATCTCAAAGTTCTTTCTCTAACAAAATAATTAATAAAGACAATATTGATACCCAAAAAAATGCAGCTTAG
- a CDS encoding aspartate aminotransferase family protein gives MKTYNRFPLDLIRGKGSWVWDKKGQKYLDAVAGIATCSLGHSDKALIKSLSKQLKRLQHVSNLYGIPEQEELSQWLTSQSFAKSVFFCNSGAEANEAAIKLARKYGHIERNIDNPVILCSKESFHGRTLAAVSATGQPKYHKGFEPMVQGFQFFSYNDSESFENLFDDLEKTGPQIAAVFIEPIQGEGGINIGEKSFFELLRKKCTHSNVLLIFDEVQTGMGRTGTLWGYEQLGIEPDVFTLAKGLGGGHAIGALLVNQLADIFQPGDHASTFGGNPFACRAALTVGKEIQKRDLLNKVTERGAQLKEGLIKLSNKYSDIFISTRGVGLIQGLVIKDNIKTTSLDIVKSALEEKLLLVSAGVKVLRIVPPLTITKKEINELLSRLDKCLMKLS, from the coding sequence ATGAAAACCTACAATCGTTTTCCTTTAGACCTCATCAGGGGTAAAGGCTCATGGGTGTGGGACAAAAAAGGTCAGAAATATCTTGATGCTGTGGCTGGTATTGCAACTTGTTCACTTGGCCACAGTGATAAAGCATTAATCAAATCCTTATCGAAACAATTAAAAAGACTTCAACATGTATCCAACCTCTACGGGATACCAGAGCAAGAAGAACTGTCTCAATGGTTAACTTCACAAAGTTTTGCCAAGAGTGTATTTTTTTGTAATAGCGGTGCTGAAGCAAACGAAGCTGCAATTAAATTGGCAAGAAAATATGGACATATAGAACGTAATATCGACAATCCAGTAATTCTTTGCTCAAAAGAAAGCTTTCATGGAAGAACACTCGCAGCTGTAAGTGCTACGGGACAACCGAAATATCACAAAGGTTTCGAGCCAATGGTTCAGGGATTTCAGTTTTTTTCTTATAACGACAGTGAATCTTTTGAAAATCTATTTGATGATTTAGAAAAAACAGGTCCTCAAATTGCAGCTGTATTTATTGAACCGATACAAGGTGAGGGAGGAATAAATATTGGGGAAAAATCATTTTTTGAGCTCCTAAGAAAAAAATGTACCCACAGCAATGTTTTATTGATATTTGACGAAGTCCAAACTGGAATGGGAAGGACAGGTACTCTTTGGGGATATGAGCAACTGGGGATTGAACCTGATGTTTTCACACTAGCCAAAGGGCTTGGTGGAGGACATGCCATTGGAGCTCTATTGGTTAATCAATTAGCTGATATCTTTCAGCCCGGTGATCATGCCAGCACTTTTGGAGGGAATCCTTTCGCTTGTAGAGCAGCTCTAACCGTTGGGAAAGAAATACAAAAAAGAGATCTCCTAAATAAAGTTACCGAGAGAGGTGCTCAATTAAAAGAAGGATTGATTAAACTTTCAAATAAATATTCAGACATATTTATTTCCACTCGAGGCGTTGGGCTTATTCAAGGTCTCGTTATAAAAGACAATATCAAAACAACATCTCTTGATATTGTCAAATCCGCCTTAGAAGAGAAACTACTTCTAGTATCAGCTGGTGTAAAAGTATTAAGGATAGTCCCTCCTTTAACTATTACAAAAAAAGAAATCAACGAGCTTTTATCGAGACTGGACAAATGTCTGATGAAACTTTCATAG
- a CDS encoding bifunctional folylpolyglutamate synthase/dihydrofolate synthase, whose protein sequence is MSDETFIEQSNFIFESKSKEYKDMNLGIDRMSLAINDMGDPCKETPAIHIAGTNGKGSIAAFINSVLSLVNIKTGVTTSPHLVDWVERICINKTPISKEEFQSLSLSLSPIAKKYSLTPFEYLIAIALKYFTLREVELLILEVGLGGRLDATTAHQYRPIIAFGAIGLDHCEYLGNSLEKIAIEKAAVITTKSTVITATQHNIVKRVFEETAKRKQAVIHWVDPIPSDWELGLSGAIQKENAAVAKGVIESLKNIGWNISEGQLREGLSLAKWPGRLQTTKWEGMPIVVDGAHNPHAAKQLSIERDAWTDQESGIIWILGIQKRKDMIGILHKLIREKDLAWIVPVPGQQSWSKDQILSFCPEFKDQIKEALRVEDVLSALKKQPRWPSPPPIISGSLYLIGDLFQRKILTS, encoded by the coding sequence ATGTCTGATGAAACTTTCATAGAACAATCGAATTTCATTTTTGAAAGCAAGAGCAAAGAATATAAAGATATGAATCTGGGCATAGATCGTATGTCATTGGCTATTAACGACATGGGAGATCCCTGCAAAGAAACACCTGCTATTCACATAGCAGGAACAAATGGCAAAGGCTCTATTGCGGCTTTTATTAATAGTGTTCTTAGCTTAGTTAATATCAAAACTGGAGTTACAACTTCCCCCCATTTAGTTGATTGGGTCGAGAGAATATGTATCAACAAGACTCCAATATCAAAAGAAGAATTTCAATCATTAAGTCTGTCTCTTTCTCCAATTGCAAAAAAATATAGCTTGACACCTTTTGAATATCTTATTGCAATAGCACTTAAATATTTTACTTTAAGGGAAGTTGAACTTCTTATCCTTGAAGTAGGGCTTGGAGGTAGACTTGATGCAACAACCGCGCATCAATATAGACCTATTATTGCATTTGGAGCTATTGGGCTTGATCACTGTGAATACTTAGGCAATAGTCTAGAAAAAATAGCTATCGAGAAGGCAGCTGTAATAACTACAAAAAGTACTGTCATTACAGCTACTCAACACAATATTGTAAAAAGAGTTTTCGAAGAAACTGCCAAAAGGAAACAAGCAGTCATTCATTGGGTAGATCCAATTCCATCAGACTGGGAACTCGGCTTATCAGGAGCAATCCAAAAAGAAAATGCAGCTGTAGCCAAAGGGGTTATTGAATCCTTAAAAAATATTGGATGGAATATTTCTGAGGGGCAACTTCGAGAAGGCTTATCTCTTGCCAAATGGCCTGGAAGACTCCAAACAACAAAATGGGAAGGGATGCCCATAGTTGTTGATGGCGCACATAATCCTCATGCGGCTAAGCAATTATCAATTGAAAGAGACGCATGGACAGATCAAGAAAGTGGAATTATTTGGATACTAGGGATTCAAAAAAGAAAAGACATGATAGGCATTTTGCATAAGCTAATTAGAGAAAAAGATTTAGCTTGGATAGTTCCTGTTCCAGGCCAACAGAGCTGGTCTAAAGATCAAATTTTAAGCTTTTGCCCTGAATTCAAAGACCAAATCAAAGAAGCTCTTAGAGTGGAAGATGTTTTATCTGCACTTAAAAAACAACCTAGATGGCCATCTCCACCACCTATCATTTCAGGATCGCTATATTTAATAGGTGATCTTTTTCAAAGGAAAATATTGACAAGTTAA
- a CDS encoding FAD-binding oxidoreductase has translation MTSKEKIELLLSELKQVSHLEIYQKTSDLKRFSKDFFDYSPILINELKDCLADIVVRPLSVDVIIDVARICNKHSTPLTLRGSGTGNYGQSVPLEGGVVMVMSGLKKIRNFDLKSGEITVESGCLLRDINDELIKYGRQLRLLPSTWRSASVGGFIAGGSGGIGSVRWGFLRDPGHLQSLEIITTEESPRKLELNANTSEALNHAYGTNGIITALTLTTTPFVEWQQIVVDCFDWDQAVDLLSKVNCAALELYLGTLFEKEIVNCLPHWSGKPSGKHRILLLVSPDGVSTIERLAKSAGADFDDLGPENLKAGKGLRELSWNHTTLHMRGIDPDWTYLQMLLPQPESEMMRKLKSEWGFNLLWHLECVRQNGVQRIASLPLVKWQGEEAMNQLISQCRDLGAVIFNPHTITVEDGGLGVIDSDQVQAKSNFDPKGILNPGKLKGWNLKGN, from the coding sequence ATGACTAGTAAAGAGAAAATAGAATTGCTATTAAGTGAACTAAAACAAGTATCTCATCTAGAGATCTATCAAAAAACTAGTGATTTAAAAAGGTTCTCTAAAGATTTCTTTGATTATTCACCAATATTGATTAATGAATTGAAAGATTGCTTGGCTGACATAGTTGTCCGACCACTTTCAGTAGATGTAATTATTGATGTTGCTCGAATTTGTAATAAGCACTCAACTCCTTTGACCCTTAGAGGCTCAGGAACAGGGAACTATGGGCAGAGTGTTCCCCTTGAAGGTGGAGTAGTTATGGTTATGTCTGGCCTTAAGAAAATTAGAAATTTCGATTTAAAATCAGGTGAAATCACAGTTGAATCTGGTTGTTTGCTTAGAGATATCAATGATGAGTTGATTAAATATGGCCGTCAATTACGGTTGCTACCAAGTACATGGAGAAGCGCCTCTGTTGGCGGCTTCATTGCTGGTGGTTCAGGTGGGATTGGATCCGTTCGTTGGGGCTTCCTGCGAGATCCTGGCCATTTGCAATCCTTAGAAATAATAACTACTGAGGAGTCTCCAAGAAAACTAGAATTGAACGCAAATACTTCTGAGGCATTGAACCATGCTTATGGCACTAACGGAATTATTACTGCGTTGACATTAACAACTACTCCATTTGTTGAATGGCAACAAATAGTTGTCGATTGTTTTGATTGGGATCAGGCTGTTGACTTGTTATCCAAAGTTAATTGTGCTGCACTAGAGCTTTATTTGGGAACCTTATTCGAGAAAGAAATTGTTAATTGTCTTCCGCATTGGTCTGGTAAGCCTTCAGGCAAACATAGGATTTTATTGTTGGTCTCGCCTGATGGTGTTAGTACAATTGAGCGACTTGCAAAGTCGGCTGGTGCAGATTTTGATGATTTAGGTCCGGAAAACCTGAAGGCTGGGAAAGGCCTTCGAGAGCTTTCTTGGAACCATACAACTTTACATATGCGTGGCATTGATCCTGATTGGACCTATTTGCAAATGCTTCTTCCTCAGCCTGAATCTGAAATGATGAGAAAATTGAAATCCGAGTGGGGATTCAATCTTTTATGGCATTTGGAATGTGTTCGTCAAAATGGAGTTCAAAGAATAGCTTCACTCCCACTTGTGAAATGGCAAGGTGAAGAGGCTATGAATCAATTAATCAGTCAATGTAGAGACCTTGGTGCAGTGATTTTTAATCCGCATACAATCACTGTTGAAGATGGAGGCTTAGGTGTAATTGATTCTGATCAAGTGCAAGCTAAGAGTAATTTTGATCCAAAAGGGATTCTCAATCCAGGTAAACTCAAAGGGTGGAATCTTAAAGGCAATTGA